Genomic window (Argopecten irradians isolate NY chromosome 2, Ai_NY, whole genome shotgun sequence):
ATGCTAAACAATAAGTTTATCGTCAATGAAACACCAAGTTATTACAAATTCGTTATGGAAAATAGTTCTGAACATCACGTcctgaaaacaaatataaagcGACACCTGGAGCAATCCTTACAGATGATGAATACAGATAAAAGTAGGAAGTACATTGTGTATGACTGCAGTCAGGCTAATCCAGGTGTTTGTGGTGGATGGTCTGACCGACTCTCTGGTATTCTCAGTACCTTAGTCATAGCCATCCTTACCAAACGGAATTTTCTCATCAAACATGATAAGCCATGTCTCCTCGGTGATTATCTAATCCCCACAAATCTTCTCGACTGGCGTTACAATAAGTCAATGCTTATCAATAAAACATTCTTATATCAGGACCTTAGTGCGCGCAAGTCGACAACACTGAGACCTTATCTGCGTGGAAAGTTGGATGTCACCTCGTATTTCAAACACGATGTCGACTTTCTACGAATCAATTGGGATTTCACGGAAGAATTCAGGAAAAGACCTACCATTGGGACTGAGATTCCATGGATGACGAAGTTACATTATGCTGACATATACCGACAATTATTTATGTCATTGTTTAAGCCATCGCCTTTGTTTTCCGATGCCTTGAACAAGTTTCGCAACAAACGAAGAAGACCTTACATAGCGTGTGCCCATTTACGTGTTGGGAGAAATCCGAATATGCCAGGAGATGATCCCCGAAGTACGCTTAAACTGAATGCAGTTTGGGATTATTTAAACAATCTTAATAAATCTACTTATGATTTTTTCGTTGCATCAGATGCAGAACATGTCAAGAACATTGCTAGAAACCGTTTTCCGACAAACATCATCGACAGTCCCggaaaaataacacatattgaCCAATCGAACGGTAATGACCCCAGTGCTGGTTTCCTAAAGCAACTCTTAGACTTTTACACATTACTTGACTGTGATGTTCTCATAACTTCCGTCAGTGGATTTAGTATATTTGCGGCATACCTCAGGGGCACAGACTCAGGTCTGTATTG
Coding sequences:
- the LOC138314628 gene encoding uncharacterized protein encodes the protein MYLRYTMLNNKFIVNETPSYYKFVMENSSEHHVLKTNIKRHLEQSLQMMNTDKSRKYIVYDCSQANPGVCGGWSDRLSGILSTLVIAILTKRNFLIKHDKPCLLGDYLIPTNLLDWRYNKSMLINKTFLYQDLSARKSTTLRPYLRGKLDVTSYFKHDVDFLRINWDFTEEFRKRPTIGTEIPWMTKLHYADIYRQLFMSLFKPSPLFSDALNKFRNKRRRPYIACAHLRVGRNPNMPGDDPRSTLKLNAVWDYLNNLNKSTYDFFVASDAEHVKNIARNRFPTNIIDSPGKITHIDQSNGNDPSAGFLKQLLDFYTLLDCDVLITSVSGFSIFAAYLRGTDSGLYCLASGGLLPCSRYTINDIFPGEFLAPAI